From Leishmania braziliensis MHOM/BR/75/M2904 complete genome, chromosome 35:
CACCCCGGGaggagggatgcaccaggtggtgCCCCGCACAACGGGCACGGCTGTGAGGTGGCCTGTgtggcggggtgggtgggcagagggTGAGGCAGTGGCCGTGTTCCGatgactgggtcggcgcattgctgtgacGTGCTCACGGCCGCTTTGCACCACGCGACAGGTCGGCGGTAGAGTGGGGCGTGAACTTGCATTATATGACACGGAATGGACACGTTAAAAGAAATCCCACTCTATACGTTGTGGGAGCTTTCTGCATCTGGGAAAGACGCATCTCGCCTGAGGGCACCGCACTGCCGCTGTTATGCATGCTGATGTGACTTCCGCTACTACTGTCGtcaccgctctctctttctgtgtaCTGATaccgttcttttttttttttgcaaaAGCACGCACCCGCGAAGGCACTTGCGTGCTACTTTCACATGCAGCACACAGGGTAGAAGTACCCAGAATTCATAATGTTGCCTGGGTTATGTGTTCGTGGCTGGATTGTGATGTGTTTCATCTCGATCCTTCTCTtcaccgccgtcgctgctccagctgcttaCATCTCCAAAACACGCTGGCGTACGATCTATGTCGCTGTTGCCACGCCAGTGGTGTGGGTCATCTACAATGCTGTGCTCTACTTAATTCTCTACCGTCCTatggtgcgctgcgcgagcaTGCTGAGGTGCGGTGCGTTCTGCAAGACGAAGCATGCCGACGGTACAAGCAACGTGAAACTCTTCACGAAGGAGATGTACCAGCTGAACAATGCCTTGCACGCCCTCAAGTGTGAGACGGCAGAGATTAGGGCTGCGACGACGCTGATCAATCAGCAGCTTGATGGGCATATGGGGGACGGCTCGCATCACGAGGTCAACAGTCCTATCACAGTGCTGACGCCGGCGATGTATTTGCAATGAAGCTCCTGTGTGTGGATGCGGTGCCAGATGGGTCGGTCTTGTTTTCTGTTGTAGCATGTTTCGATCGGCAGTGTTCAATTGTAGTCGTTGTCGCACTCTTTTACACCCCTCTTTGCTTTTTTCTGCCGGCGAAATAAGTTGTCTCggttctttctttctttccaGTGCCCATTGCACACTGTTTTGGTGGTTGcatgcacgtgcgtgtgcgtccaAGGTGcgtgttgtgcgtgtgcgtgtgtgtgtgtgcgcgcttctTGCCTGCTTTGAGTGTTGGACTTGTGCATGTGAAATCGCCCTTTCTATCCCTTTGGAGCACCTTTCCACCCAACTTTTGTGTTCTCGGTGAGTCCTGGATAAGCACCGTTTTGCTCTCGTCTTCTTTAGCTTGCGTCACCCTGTGAGGTGGTtgcgcctcccttttttctatCCTCACCTACATCTTCCTTGGCtgccccccttctttctccaCTTCATCTTATCCGGATTCATTCTCGGAGGCAGCACTCGACAGACTTCGTCTTTGAAGTCGATCCTCTATCATCGCTCTCCCTCGAAGATATCAACGATTCACAGCGATGAGGTGGCGATAGAATTGAAGCAGCAACCcatgcaaaaaaaaaagtaaaGAAAGCGAAGGCCAGAGGTGCGTGCACCTTCAGAGGTTGAGAGGGACAACACACGCATTCATTGTTGAAAGGCGAAGAGATGTGGAGGctatgcgtgcgtgtagaACAATGCCGGGTCACCGACTTCTTTACGGTGTACTCTGTGTGGCGTGATTTGTGTTGCATCGCTTCCTTGATGTAGCCGGGTCCTCGCCTTTGCCGCTCGCATCGCCGCACACACCTGTGCACAACGCAGGGGAACTTCGAGAGTGTCTTCTTGTGTGtccatctccctcttcttttcattgctctctcctctcctcatttTCTTCTCCATACCTGGGCCGTCTGCGCACTGGCGCACACGTTCACGCGTACGTACATCCGCAaatgcacgtgtgtgtatgtgtgtgtgtgcacggtAGATTCACCGCAACTCTCTCGGAGGTTCAGTCAGCcagcggaaaaaaagaggaggctTCAAGTTCGACCCGAGCTCCAAAAAGCaaacacccacccaccccacttACCTCACAACAGGAGCGCTCCCCGACCCATTATGGGGCTTCGTGTCTTTACGTCGCTTGTAGCGGCTTCGGCAGCCAAGCTGCTGGTACTAGTGGTGCTACTGAGCTGTACTGTAACTGGTTTCGTGTTTCAGCTAAAGTCGGGCGAATCACGCTGCTTCTTCCAGGAGGTGCCGAGTGACACGGATTTGCGCATGGTATACAAGTCGGATGATACCTACGGAGATTTTCTCGACGTTGTACTCACCAACGCGGAAGGTCGTGCGCTCTACATGGAGTACAGCAGGAGTAATGGCGCCTTTGTGGGTCGCGTCACCAACGGTGGTGAGCACATGCTGTGCTTTAGCTCACGTCAAGGAATGCAGAGCGCGAAAAGTACTCGAAACGTTTTGCTAGTGATGCAGCTAGGCGCGGATGCGAAAGACTACGACACCATGGCGACGAAGGAGAAGATGCGACCGATGGAGGTACAGATGCGCATGATGGAAGACACGGTGCAGGAGGTTCACAACGAGTTTATCTACTTCCGGGCCCGCGAGGCGGAGATGCGTAACACAAACGAGCACATGACAGCTAAGGTGATGTGGATGTCGATTGGCCTCATCATTCTCTTTGGCATCTTTTGGTACCTGCAGATGCGTCACCTAAAGCGCTACttcaagaagaagcgcatgaTCGATTAGGTGAGCCGTCTTCCCGCCTCCTGTTCTATGACCAGTGATAGGTCcgcaaggagagagaggatcTCCGGCGGAGGTGTGTGCACGCATGCTTACTCGCGCGTTTGTCCTCAGTCTTGTTTTCTTGTGCTCTCCTTTAGTGTGCTGTGACTACCTTCACCACTGTCACCTGAGCATCGATTGGCAGCTCTTCGCTGCTGACCTTCGCTCTGCACCGCCCTCTTGTTCTCTcagctcctctcttttctgctctttAGCATCGCAGTGTTGAAGATGAAAGCAACATGAAGAGGGACCAAGGAGGTGTGCTGAGGTGGGAGCAGGACCCCTggccccccacacccactcgTACGTGCGGCTGGCAGCCTCCGAAGCAGAGATGAAAAGCAACGTGGTACGTGGCGTACAACAGCCAAGGAGGAATGAAAGGCGGTACTTTTTGGGCATCTATTTTCcgcttctttcttttctttccttttgtACTCCTCGTGTACTTGTTTTTTGTGCATCGCCATTGGAATTTTGTGTACATCTAGGTGTTGCGTGTAattgtgtgtatgtgctgGAATGCAGAGGGTGGGGGTTGATTACCATGTCGTGGTCGTTCCTACTCCCCGTCGCCGCTCACACGAGTCCGTTCCCTCTTTCTATCTCCCTTGTTCTTGTGTTGTTGTGCCCAGCACGCGCcttgttttctctctgtggctCGTGTAGTGGCGCATTCTCTTTCTCGACGCGTAACCCAACTCTGCGAGTGTTTTGGTATGGGGCaggaggacgaagaggcTTCGCTGAATCGAGTATGCACATGAATGTCtctgtatgcgtgtgcgtgtgtggagggggtgcgcctctctctctctctgcgcgtgAGAGCTAGCGTGTCCTCTATGGCAGCTGTGAAGGAGCAAGGATAGGCAGCACAAGTGAGGGATCACTCCGTTCCGGCTATATGGCGTGCTTTGAAGGTGTGTGTCGGGATGATGGCGACTAGCCGGTCATCATTAGAGGAAATTCGTACGGATGTGCCTTTCCAGCGAGTACCAGAGCGGAGGGCGATATAATTGAGAGTGAGGTCCACTGGAAATCAGCAGCGTTGTAATCTGACAACAACTTCCGCGCTTCCCTCCAGAGTTGTGCGTCCGGCAGTCGCTAAGAAGAAAAGTACAGCGACTCCGTTGGCTAGACCTCCAGCGGCCTCTCGTGCTGTTGTCACTGTCGTTGCCGTGTCGTATTACGGTGCGGGTTTATTTTTTTGTTTTACCCTTACATGGACTACTCCCCTTCTCACCTCACTcctctgttttcttttttattttttttttttccccttaCTTGATTGCATCTATTGTTCCGCCTCCCTCGCACGATGCCTCACCTTGGTGCTCACTATCTCTTCCCGACCACGCACCTTCGCTCGATCACCTCTCGCGTAATTccacctgcacacacacacacacacacacacacacacatacacacacccattaaaaaacaaaaactCCAACATTTCCCACGACAGTCTCTGTGGGGTCTGAGCTTGTACATTTTCTTTCTACTCCTTCCTCGCTCTGTGAGTGGGTGTAGGACCATATAAGTGAGCCGCATTAACGCACAGTAGtcacaacaacaacaacacctcAACCACAGCAAACGTGCAGGGCGTTTCTTAAACACCATTGCGAGTCCGATTTTCAACTCAGCGGGAGAAAGTAGAGAGTAGAGGTTTGACCACTAtatttctctccctctttttttatATATATGATAGTTTGGTTTTGCTTTCTAGACTCTCCAGTCTCTTcattgcctctctcttcttctcgtgaGAGATCATCCACCATCTCCGTG
This genomic window contains:
- a CDS encoding putative ER--golgi transport protein gp25L translates to MGLRVFTSLVAASAAKLLVLVVLLSCTVTGFVFQLKSGESRCFFQEVPSDTDLRMVYKSDDTYGDFLDVVLTNAEGRALYMEYSRSNGAFVGRVTNGGEHMLCFSSRQGMQSAKSTRNVLLVMQLGADAKDYDTMATKEKMRPMEVQMRMMEDTVQEVHNEFIYFRAREAEMRNTNEHMTAKVMWMSIGLIILFGIFWYLQMRHLKRYFKKKRMID